Proteins encoded together in one Lutra lutra chromosome 4, mLutLut1.2, whole genome shotgun sequence window:
- the TRAPPC3 gene encoding trafficking protein particle complex subunit 3 isoform X1: MSRQANRGTESKKMSSELFTLTYGALVTQLCKDYENDEDVNKQLDKMGYNIGVRLIEDFLARSNVGRCHDFRETADVIAKVAFKMYLGITPSITNWSPAGDEFSLILENNPLVDFVELPDNHSSLIYSNLLCGVLRGALEMVQMAVEAKFVQDTLKGDGVTEIRMRFIRRIEDNLPAGEE, from the exons AGCTCTGAGCTCTTCACCCTGACCTATGGGGCTCTAGTGACACAGCTATGCAAGGACTATGAAAATGATGAAGATGTGAATAAACAGCTGGACAAAAT GGGCTATAACATTGGAGTCCGACTGATTGAAGATTTCTTGGCACGGTCAAATGTTGGAAGGTGCCATGACTTTCGGGAAACCGCAGATGTCATTGCCAAG GTGGCGTTCAAGATGTACTTGGGCATCACTCCAAGCATCACCAATTGGAGCCCAGCTGGTGACGAATTCTCcctcattttggaaaataacccCTTGGTGGACTTTGTGGAACTTCCTGATAACCACTCATCCCTTATTTATTCTAACCTCTTGTGTGGGGTGTTGCGGGGAGCCTTGGAGATG GTCCAGATGGCCGTGGAGGCCAAGTTTGTCCAAGACACCCTGAAAGGAGATGGCGTGACAGAAATCCGGATGAGGTTCATCAGGCGGATTGAGGACAATCTCCCAGCTGGAGAGGAGTGA
- the TRAPPC3 gene encoding trafficking protein particle complex subunit 3 isoform X2 gives MGYNIGVRLIEDFLARSNVGRCHDFRETADVIAKVAFKMYLGITPSITNWSPAGDEFSLILENNPLVDFVELPDNHSSLIYSNLLCGVLRGALEMVQMAVEAKFVQDTLKGDGVTEIRMRFIRRIEDNLPAGEE, from the exons AT GGGCTATAACATTGGAGTCCGACTGATTGAAGATTTCTTGGCACGGTCAAATGTTGGAAGGTGCCATGACTTTCGGGAAACCGCAGATGTCATTGCCAAG GTGGCGTTCAAGATGTACTTGGGCATCACTCCAAGCATCACCAATTGGAGCCCAGCTGGTGACGAATTCTCcctcattttggaaaataacccCTTGGTGGACTTTGTGGAACTTCCTGATAACCACTCATCCCTTATTTATTCTAACCTCTTGTGTGGGGTGTTGCGGGGAGCCTTGGAGATG GTCCAGATGGCCGTGGAGGCCAAGTTTGTCCAAGACACCCTGAAAGGAGATGGCGTGACAGAAATCCGGATGAGGTTCATCAGGCGGATTGAGGACAATCTCCCAGCTGGAGAGGAGTGA